A stretch of the Alnus glutinosa chromosome 6, dhAlnGlut1.1, whole genome shotgun sequence genome encodes the following:
- the LOC133870647 gene encoding cell division cycle protein 27 homolog B-like: MVPMDQPKASLEMLRSCSSRDTSIFGFSESFLLVFLEPLMPFCYMQTNMQLLADCYLHNNQSYAAYHILKGMQMAQSHYLFALSCFQLDLLKESEAALCPANEPGAEIPNGAAGHYLLGLIYS; encoded by the exons ATGGTTCCAATGGATCAGCCCAAAGCTTCGTTAGAGATGCTCAGGAGTTGTTCATCGCGGgacacatcaatttttggattTTCTGAATCATTCCTCTTAGTTTTTCTTGAACCCTTGATGCCTTTTTGTTATATGCAGACGAATATGCAATTATTAGCTGACTGTTACTTGCACAACAATCAATCTTATGCTGCGTATCATATTTTGAAGG GAATGCAAATGGCTCAGTCCCACTACTTGTTTGCACTATCATGCTTTCAGCTGGATCTTCTTAAAGAATCCGAAGCTGCATTATGTCCTGCTAATGAGCCAGGTGCAGAG ATTCCAAATGGTGCAGCCGGTCATTACCTTCTAGGGCTTATTTACAg